Proteins encoded by one window of Sorex araneus isolate mSorAra2 chromosome 3, mSorAra2.pri, whole genome shotgun sequence:
- the LOC101541346 gene encoding olfactory receptor 4F3/4F16/4F29-like → MDGANHSVVTEFVFLGLTNSWEIQLLVFVFSSMLYMASMMGNSLIMITVTLDSHLHSPMYFLLANLSFIDLGVSSVTSPKMIYDLFRKRKVISFSGCITQIFFIHVIGGVEMVLLIAMAFDRYVAICKPLHYLTIMSPKMCFFCLVSAWIIGLIHSLIQLAFVVNLPFCGPNVLDSFYCDLPRFIKLACTDTYRLEFMVTANSGFISLGSFFILIISYIFILITVQKRSSGGSSKAFSTLSTHIMVVVLFFGPCIFVYTWPHPTSHIDKFLALFDAVLTPFLNSVIYTFRNKDMKVAMKKVCSQFIIYKRIS, encoded by the coding sequence ATGGATGGAGCAAACCATTCTGTGGTGACAGAATTTGTGTTCCTGGGACTCACCAATTCCTGGGAGATTCAACTTCTTGTCTTTGTGTTTTCATCCATGTTGTATATGGCCAGTATGATGGGAAACTCCCTTATTATGATCACTGTAACTTTGGACTCTCATTTACATTCTCCTATGTACTTTCTATTGGCCAACCTCTCCTTCATCGACCTGGGAGTTTCTTCTGTCACTTCTCCTAAGATGATTTATGATCTTTTCAGAAAGCGAAAAGTCATCTCCTTCAGTGGCTGCATTACTCAAATATTCTTCATCCATGTCATTGGGGGTGTGGAAATGGTGCTACTCATTGCCATGGCTTTTGACAGATATGTTGCCATATGTAAACCTCTCCACTATCTGACCATCATGAGTCCAAAAATGTGCTTCTTCTGTTTAGTGAGTGCCTGGATAATTGGCCTTATTCATTCCCTCATTCAACTTGCCTTTGTGGTAAATTTACCCTTCTGTGGTCCTAATGTGTTGGACAGCTTTTACTGTGACCTTCCTCGGTTCATCAAACTTGCTTGCACAGACACCTACCGACTAGAGTTCATGGTCACAGCCAACAGTGGGTTTATTTCTCTGGGGTCATTCTTTATATTGATTATCTCCTATATTTTTATCCTTATCACTGTTCAGAAACGCTCTTCAGGTGGCTCATCTAAGGCTTTCTCTACTTTGTCAACGCATATCATGGTGGTCGTTCTGTTCTTTGGTCCTTGCATCTTTGTTTATACTTGGCCTCACCCCACATCCCACATAGACAAATTCCTTGCTCTTTTTGATGCAGTTCTCACTCcttttttaaattcagtaatCTATACGTTCAGGAACAAAGATATGAAAGTGGCAATGAAGAAAGTATGCAgccaatttattatttataaaaggatttcttaa